Below is a genomic region from Medicago truncatula cultivar Jemalong A17 chromosome 3, MtrunA17r5.0-ANR, whole genome shotgun sequence.
TTTGtgccaaaaaaatattgaattgtaAATATACATAAATGATAAACAAATAGCAAGGTTTTCAAATTTAGGATTCCACATACTGTTGCAGGTAtctgtttctttcttttgctGCACAAAACAAAAGACATGTTTGAAAGGAATATCTTACCCCATCAGAATCAACCTCAGCATTTTCCTCAATTAGAAATGCAAGTTTTGAGCAGTGCCCACAAAATCCTTTGTTTCGTTTGACATTAGCAAATACAGCACCCTGGTAGCAATTTCCACAAACAGCTTTTGGGCAGCACAAGCACATAAACTTCGGTTTTCTACGGCATATGTAGCAATAGTGGGAACctatataaaattattcaaaatttattcagcatcaaaagaattaaaatacATTTTGCCATTTTCTCTTAAACATGAAaagacaaagaaaacaaaaaaagaatgcATTTAATCACAACAGCTATAAGAAATAGTTAGTTATATTAGTTAGTTATATTAATTGGTTAGTTAGAAATATGGTATCAGAGATATAATTATTCCACTactttctttctcaatttttttttagaaacttctcattgatatatattttccttttctgTTGGATTCTTGAGTCTTCCAATAAAGAGTCTAGTTTCAAAAGTGTCCTATTGACACTACAGCATCAAGCTTATTTATCTCTGTTTATTCTGATCTGTTTGGATGTGGACGTGCTTGCTATTTAGgatctttaaaaaatgtaacgGTCCAATTGAAATTAGACTAAAGCAAGAAAGTAGATCACTTGCTTCTGTTTCGGCTCAACCTCCAACATCTCATAAAACCATGACAGATACGAAAccaccactttttttttttttttgaatcagcaaatattattaaataaccAGATCTCTGTTCAAGACGAAGAGAGACCGGTGAAATTGAGAATACAAAGCGCCGTATATAAGCGGAACACCCGAAAATAAACACCCTAAAAACACCCCAATGACAACACCCACCAAAATCCACCTAAAACAGACCCCTTCACGAAAGTGACCACTGTAAAAACGATATCCAATACCACCCATCGCCACTACTCACCTCCAAGTAAAAAACACCCCTAAAAAACAAACTCCTAGACCTGAACATCAAAGTGAGCCACATCCAAAAAGCTCCTCCCTGAAACATCATTCAGCTTCCACCATCTCTTGACCTCCGATCCACCGAAAGAAACCATAAAAAGCCCAAATCCAACCTCGAGAATGCCCCTTAGAAGGATAACCAATTTCTTGCCTCCCTCGTCTCTTATACCATCAAAGAGATGCACAAATCAAATGAATGGAAAGGAAAACTCGGCCAGAAGAACTTCAAATGACAACAAACACTTGAACGCTCTGCAAGATCAATAAGCAGGGTATTCATTGCCATGAGACCACCAGTGCAATCGGCAACGCAGCTCTTTAGGCAAGGAGGAGAGTCTCCATTGCTATACTCCGTCCTGATCCAACATCTGAATTGACTACTCCACTCCGTACCTCAGCTTCCAGGTTTATCAGTGGAAGCAGTGTATCGATAATGAGGAGCCAAAAGGTTGATATTCAAATTTGCTCGTCCCATTGCCAGTGATGAGAAGCAACTAATCTAATTAACCAACTAGGATAGCTAACTGATATAACTAACTTTATatctaacaacaacaacaacaaaaacaggtTAAAAATTTTATACAAGGTTGCCAATTCTGGGGCAGTGTTCAATCGCAacaccacaaaaataaaaagtataccACATAAATTGTGAAATCTCTTAGAATTGAAGATAGATATAACACCAACATATCAAGCATACATAACACCAACATATTATCAAGCATAAATAACAGCAATATATCAAgcattttttatataatcaGAATTCAAGATATGTAGGTTCAAACAATATATAGAGGCATTTGTAAGAAAAACTCGGGCAAGATCATATTTTCCAGAAACATATAAGACGGTGGATTGTCATGGCAGTAtgaaatgcataaatatataccACAAGAACAAATTAAAGTAAATGTATTTGAATGGCCCATAATAAAGgcaaaaataaacattaaagcACTTACCACAACACCAATAATCGTCATTCTTCAGAAAGGAATCATCTTGGCCAACACAATTAGCATGATAGGTTTTAAGGCAATTCCTTTAATCAACCATAAAAAAGAGTCACAAGCATGAAAATGAGCGAGCATAACCAAAACCACAAACAGAGAAAAATGTGGTAAAATAGtgaaattgattattattttagaaaataagatGCAATGAATGATGTTAGTACCTGAAATCACAGACTCTCAATTCACCACCATCTTTGCAGAAAAAGCAATAATCTTCAGAgatttcttcctttcttcttttgttgttcCTTTTCCCCATTTTTGTTCTgggtaagaaataaaaatgagagGTTTTTAAAAAAGCTTCAACTCAAGTATGTGTAGTAGTAGCTGAAGAAAAGCAGAATGAGAGAAAATAGCAGTCACCGATAATACAGAAAGAAAGGAAATCGAATAAGCTAGTAAGATACTGCTACTACATTAttacacacaaaaacaaaaacaaaaacaaaatagagaaaaacagAGAGAAGGAAGAGGTACGTACCTTGTAGTGATTTAAGGAATAAagtgaaaatgtatatgaatttgtttgtttgattgataatgataatgataatggaGGTTGTTtaccaaaagaagaaatttggTTGTTTGAGAGGACGAGTGTCAGTGGAGACTGAGTGGGAATCAAAGAACAAGAAACGAATAAATCTAATTTACCATCTTCAATATATAatgtaattattaattttatgtcacaaagttaaattattctatcattttattatttatatgcgaaagatatatttaaagaattagaaaaaaGATAGTActcaaaggagaaaaaaaaaaaagtttaattgatATACACTCtctgtgtaattttttttatttatatgtattctctgatcattattataaaataaaaatttatattttagatttatttaattggTGATTTATACCGTCTTTATTATGACTTTAAAGAATTTAGAGGTTAGAAATTATGGTAGAATCATACTTGAGTTGTTGTAGTGCCATATTGATATTTGATGATGTTAGAGCATCCACGTCAATGTCATTCATTTTGGTGGTATAAATAGACCCCAcctaatatattatattacttcACACTTCTCAATTATTTAAACTACTCAACTAcattttctaaatattcatATCACTCATCCAAAACTCTACAATTGGTCCCACTAATTTCATAATATACTCTAAATTTATTATCACAagcttttcaaattattttttcatcaatttaacTCATaaagtattattaaaaaaatgaaagttgataGAATGGCAGAGAAAGGAACCGTGGTATTGCAGTGCCACGGTGCTAATTAAAGAACTAGAAAGTTAAGTGAATTATCCTTGCAACCCTGACAAAGTGTTATTGGTTTTGGTGAAACCACCCACCAAAGTCAACCGATGTGTATGCTCTTAAAGATTAGAAGGTTTAGTTGTTCGTTTCAGAGTGGTCGTGATATTAGATTGAAGGTTTAGTTCTTGAACGATTAGTTATAATGCAGTAGTTAATCACATAGTTGTAGTTGAATTTGTTTTATCATATAGAtggcgtggttgatagtctatCTTGTATAATTTTGGATAGTGCCGCGGAACATCTTAAAAAGAACGACTTCAACGTGATTCAATCCAATAATAACTTCGATGGATGAAAATTCTTTTTCAATATAAACTCTAAAAATCCAAATACAGCAGTTCAAAAATCTAAAcacaacaatttcaaaattcatgTATATTTTTCAAGTTGTGACCATgtctaaataaattatatttcagaTTGTGACCACACAAGTGTTCTTCTAATATGTGTGATCAATAATTATCTAGGGAGAATAGAGTTCaaatataagaagaagaaaaataacgaTGATCTTTAATATAAGCTTATCTCATAGGaaagttaatttaaaaattgaagaatgttAAACAGTGTTCTTGATGCATTGGTTAAGTAGCCAAAACAAAtaactttttagaaaaatgatgtaattattttaagacaaattttttattcatagaTTCTTTAATTATTGTCTTTGAGGACATCGGTTAACAATCTGGTGTGTCCGAAAATTGTTAGTACgagtattactttttttttcttattatatacACGTAGACTGGCGTTCTTTTGGTTGCACATCCGTCTATCAATTCAATTTATGGCGGTCCTCAGCGAACTGTTGCAAAAGCTACCATTTCAAGGTTCAAACCCAATCCCAAAGAGGTGAATCAGGTGATACCTCTACCaaatctataattttaattcttgacatttttttaagataataatATTGGATATACAATGAATATAAtaggttccctaaaaaaaaatggttgaataTAATAGGTTGACATAACTAAACGTAacttaagataaaaaaaaaaaaaaaatgcatccaTGATATTCATATGAACATAATTTTCACATGTTTTTTACCGTTAGAGACTTATAAATGAAATGGAGAAAAAATTGAGGACGAAAACATcctgttttttatttgtataaattaaaatcaaaatttgttatatatgtttttaatgaaaaacttatttaactttttttaaatttctcaaTCAGTATGCTCAATGGGGAGGTAAGACAGGTTAAAGTCATCCATGAAGCATGTtctatataaaataaacaaaggtCTGgttatacatacatacatacatacatccAATATTATTATTGGCCATGGCTACCTTGACTCATAAAacatagaaaatttaataatattatccCATAACACAACAAACATTAGGGTAAGCTAGCCATTGAAAGCAGGAGCAATGTTGTGATCATTGCCTGTAGTATTAGGGCAACTTGCTGGGACATCATAATTGCTGAATAGCTTGAAAGAGGAAATGAGGGAAAGAATCACATAGCAAAAAAGTGCTACAAATGTGATAGCTACTGAAGCTGTGACCTTGTgacaaaattgaccaaaagagCCACAAGCTGAGTTCCATACTGTTGCACTGTCTCCATTCTCAGCTAGGTACACCACCTCCATGGATGAAGCTCCAGCGCTCAAAATTATGTATGTTAGTACCTATAGGAAagaaatcatcacaaaaatgtttcaatttttctaaGTGAATTTGACATCCTGAgtttaatttcatgtttggTTTGCTTGTCAAGAAACAGTTTTGGGTTTGCTATCTTATCTAATATGAGATGTTCAATTATTGAAATAGCAATGCTTGGTAAGATCTCACCACAAATTGCACAAATATAAACATGTGTTGACTATTGACGGTTGATCTATAGAGGATCCCATtaagtatatttttaattgaaatttaggttgtcaaaaatcaaaatattttgttacaaCTTTAGCAGTTTGATTAAGATAGGATGATTTGTAGTGACATCAGTAGATCATATTTCAAATATAACTAATTTGATCTTACATAATGGTTATGTGTATGAttagttgtatttttgttttgggtGTCAAGTGTGCAAATAATGTGACATGATAGTCAAAAAGTGTCATAAGTATGTTTTccataattataaaatatattagtcGTGCGTTTTTAGTAACATGTTTATGAATAGTTATGTCTTTGTCTTTAATGTATCTCCTTAACTATAAAAGAGAAAAGTTGTAACATAATCTTTgcaacaaaattcaaataatataGCGTTAAGATATATAGCAAAGTTATAGATTAGGAGGAGTTAGTTCCTTGCTAATTTGGTTAGTCATATagatgtttgatgttttcattttcaattttacttttaccaTTTTGTACCATTTTTCTCCATTCAATTAGATTATTGATCAATGATCAGCCTGTCATGTACCACACACAAAATATAATGAATTGACCAGATTCACATTATAGTATAGCttgtataatatattatgtataggctaaaatatggttttagtccctgcaaatatgccttgttttggttttagtttttggtaaaaaaaaatttgtttttggtccctgcaaaattttatgttttttaaaatagtctctgatcccacttttgtgatgatttgcatacgtggcacaccaattttatagtttttggtccctgcaaaatattttgtttttaaaaaaggtccctgcaaatttttttgtttttgaaaatagtccctacgcaaaattttttgtttttgaaaatagtccctcaactattttcaaaaacaaaaaattttgcagagaccaaaaacaattttttttttaccagggactaaaaccaaaacgaggcatatttgcaggaactaaaaccatattttagccttatgTATAttgcctcaaaaaaaaaaatgtgtgtgaaCAGAAAAGGGAGGAACCTGACCTGGTCAAGGAAAAAGAAAGTCCAAGCACGAAGCAGAGTGGGGCGGGGGGCAGCAACAACGACAGCAGAAAGTAGGGAGTAACCTGCGCAAATGCCATTTGCATGCACCAAATACCTGCAAACGTTACATACATACATCCAACAACTCAATTATTTAGTTTGACCAAAATATATATTCCAAGTCAAATATCAAAAACTAATCGTTTACTTGATATCCTAATAAATTCCAATTCCATTTGCCACCATCAATCAATGACTAAAGCATAATCTATGTCTCTTGCATACAAGCGGttgttcaaattattttattgttaactCAAGAGTATCATGCTTAATTAAAAGAGATGAAAACTTAAAAATAGCATATAGAGAGTGAATCTTCTCCTCTTACGCATCGAATTTGAGGATGAGGAGTTACActcaatataaattttataataataccaTAGGTCAACCATAGAATCTAAAGAGCCTTAAACGAGCATATAAATTTATGTGTTCTTTACTTTACAAATCGATTTACAGCGGTGGTTAGGTCTAATATAAAAATCTAGTATGATACTACCTCCGTTCTTTTTTAACGGTCacttttaacattttacacaaatcaaAGGCACtcaataaatgttactttttcttatacaataatttatacttttactataatagtcttagtcatttaatatcttatttcatatatttctctctccgtaataaataactaaggataatattggtaaataTACATTTATTAGATATATTTTGTCGCATCACCatttataaatatacatcaaattCAATAGTGTTGAATGTGAGAAGCCTATTGAGAAAACCAAGTCTCACATTTATTAGAAATAGatcctaaaataaatttataaaaagtgACACATCTCACCTTACAAACATATTTGTAACGACAAATTAGACCcgatataaaaatttaatacgACTCATCATATCAAGAAGAGAAGTGTCAACAACGCTCTTTTTTTAACACTCTTTCTAACATTCACTATTTTATTATGTCAAATTCATGTTGGTCTATCCACTTTATGTGGAACCTATTTCTAAAGTGTGAGACATACAtaaattttaggcttaatagcagttttagccccctaagaaaaaaaactacataattgccccctaagttttgcacatgtagcagttttggcccccaaggccaatttttatttgtcatggggggccaaaactgctgaagttgcaaaacttaagggacggttttgtagtttttttcttatgaggccaaaatcgcaacttagTAAAAGTTAGGGGAcaaaaactgctattaagcctaaattttattcaataaaagaaTAATTGTTAGAAACTGTGTTGAAAAAAGAGTATTGTTAACACTCCTCGTATCAAAAAATATCTATGTCACGTTGAAAAATACCCTGAgacttaaaaaaatagtttataaatagTGGCCAATTTTATTAGGATAATTAGAATTGGTATGAAACATAAGAATGCATCTTCAATGTTTGAATTTTTGCATAAGAATGGTTAATTTCTATGATGAGTAAATAGATATATTAGTCCTTGGAAATGGTAAGAATTGatcaatttagtcttttaaaattatgaaataataataataatttagtcTCTTAAATTGAAGAATAAATTTAGTGGTTTTGATggatatttaataaaaaatatttaatagaggaatgtgaatttttatttagaaatttCAGCAGATTAAATTGGTAGATCATTACATGCAAGTTTATGGTGTACAACATTACAAGTGAGATAATCTTGCACCGTGgacaattttaataattagatCAAATGAGATGTGATGAGAATTATTGATCAAAGAGTGAAAAACAAACTTATAGATGTTGCAAAATTAATTTACTTGTGCGCATGCGACAAAACCAATGTTACaacctaaaaaactaaaatatctaTTTACTCTTTCTAACTAAGATATACTCCATATATGTGGAAATAATGTTTTCAGTGAGTAGTTGATACATTTATATACCTGAAAGCTCCAAGGTCATTGTAGGAAACAGAGCCATAATCATTTTCTTCGGAATTCTTAAGCATAAGAACAAGTGCTGCTACACAAAGACCAATTGGAAGAAGACGCAGGAATGTCTCAGCAGTGCGTAAGAAGGAAGTTGTGTTTCCTTCCAACTCCTCACCAGttgcagcagcagcagcagcaggtGCCATCATAACCTGCATTGGAGACCTTGTAGCTGAAACTACAGTAGCATTTCCTTTCTCCATCATTATCACTATATTGTGTATTGTTTTTTGCTTGGTTTTGCTAAGGGCAAAGAAGTGTGCATGTGCTAGAGAAAGTAGTACTGTTTGAGCTTTGGAGGGTATGTGAGGAATTAATTGAGTGaagttaaaaagagagtaaagagtAGAGATAAGTTAGGTATGGAGAGATGAACTAGCATTTAATGTCATTATGGCAGGCCACATATTCCCAAGACAATTTCATACATACACCTATGCCTTTTCCATTTTCCCTCTTTCTATACTTTCATTTTCCCCCATTCATcaaccaacaacatcaaaagttttgtagttttttttttgggtctttAATTTCTGTAAACATTTAATACGAGGGTAAATGattaaagagaaatgttaacttctatttttatttttttttaacaaatcaaaatgtgatactccctccggtcctatttacaagagacaatttactttttagatacattaaataatttatgtatttggtttaggttcttaACTAGAAACATACATTATTGAAtatatctaaaaagtcaattttctcttgtaaataggaccggagggagtataaaataagagaaatgttaacttgtgccctaccttagggcacatgttaagaattccactaataaaaatcatgtattggaaattgtgttaatttattgcttaaaatgtttaatattaattttttcattaaatttttaccattaatggaatgaaattaatgtttaacatatgccttaagggcacaagttaacatgacccataAAATAAACCACGGTGATTTAGCCTGCAAAAAGATAAACATCGAAAAGTATTTACAGAGTCACAGTGCCACTAAAGAACagcatcaacaaaaaataaagtaagtTACATCTGAACCCCCAAACACAGCAACGGTTGTTTCCATCATTCTGTATAACTATAACAAAAAGAAGTTTGCTTAAATTTTAACCTGAGGAACGAATTCAGCTTGATTTTTTCAAGAAGAACAATGGAATTAGAGGCTGTATTTTGGAAAATACAGTAGTTCCTGTCCTTCCAAATTGCCCAAACTGTTGCAAACCAACTTGTCCTAAAGAATATATGTGAAGATCTTGGCAAGCCCGACATAGTGGAAACCTGTATAAAATGATGTCGCAAGTGAGCAGGTGTAACCAAAGAAATACCTAGCCAATTCCAGACCTTATACCAAAGCTCTCCGAATGTGGGGCACTGAAGAAATAAATGAGATGTCGTTTCCGTGTTATCACACCCTGGTGCTGAGCAAGTAGTATCCGTGTTGTGAAGAACACTTCGCGTCAACAAGTTGTCTTTCGTCAGAAGTCTGTTTCGAAAAAGGCGTTAAGCCATCAGAGATACTTTAAGAGGAATATGCATATGCCAGACGTCGGCCACAAAAGACCTATCCACGCTGTCACCTGAATGAGTAAGAAACCTATATGCTTTCCGCACTGAATAACCATGAATAGGATCTAGCAACCACCTCCATGAATCAGTAACAAATTCCTGTAAAACAATGTTATGTAATAAAATAGAACATTTCCGAACACTCTTCTCCTCCCACGCTAACAGACGACGTCTCCATACCCACGCCAGACCCCCTACCATCCACCCCAATCTCCACATCTCCTCCACCAAACAATCCTTACAGACAGCAAGGTCAACAAAGGCGGGAAAATTTTAATCTCAAAGGCATTTCCCCCAACCAGctatcataccaaaacaaagtgttaCGCCCATTACCAGTCACCCTACGAAGGTTATCATCAAACCAACTCCCCACACCCTCCCCCACCCTTCCCGGACACGACAAACAGTCCTCCACCAATGGGATCCACACCTCCCACACTCCCGCAACCACCCCCCTAACTCACCATAGCGAGCTTTCAACACACGATACCACAACCCCTCCTTCTCATTCACCATTCTCCAACACCATTTCCCCAACAAAGAGACATTAATAGCTCCCATCTTTCTAACCCCCAACCCCCCTTCCTCCTTTGGTAATCAAATCGATTCCCATTTTATCCAAGATATTTTTCTATGATCCTCACCACCCcccaaaaaaatcttttaaaaatagattcaatagaagaaattatacctGCAGAGGCTCTGAagggaaagaaaataaaccggaAGAGAGGACATGACAGATTTCAGCAATACCAAACGGCCACCAAAAGATAAAAACTTATTATTCCATGATGATAAATGCACTACTAACCAATCAATAACAGGTTTCCAAAAACTCAGTTTCCTTGAATCTCCTCCAATGGGCAGCCCCAAGTACACGAAAGGAAGAACCCTCTTTCGACAATTCATCACCAAGGCAGCCTTTGACAGCCAAGAATCAGAAACATTGACACCAGTCAAGATACTCTTATTGAAATTCACCTTTAACTCCGACACCTCCTCAAACAAAAGTAAAACGGCACGCATTGAACGGACATTCAGCCAAAAAAATTCACCAATGATGAGAGTATCA
It encodes:
- the LOC11419001 gene encoding CASP-like protein 2A2; this encodes MMEKGNATVVSATRSPMQVMMAPAAAAAATGEELEGNTTSFLRTAETFLRLLPIGLCVAALVLMLKNSEENDYGSVSYNDLGAFRYLVHANGICAGYSLLSAVVVAAPRPTLLRAWTFFFLDQVLTYIILSAGASSMEVVYLAENGDSATVWNSACGSFGQFCHKVTASVAITFVALFCYVILSLISSFKLFSNYDVPASCPNTTGNDHNIAPAFNG